One segment of Meriones unguiculatus strain TT.TT164.6M chromosome X, Bangor_MerUng_6.1, whole genome shotgun sequence DNA contains the following:
- the Rtl3 gene encoding retrotransposon Gag-like protein 3, translating to MVEDLAASYVALKLENEILQAQVKRLLEENAALQAQIPELQKSGAAKENEPFRKPSEVQETQEPPESSEFPELLETRAARASQKPWEPPATTEPRGPTEIKELRAPSATREPRGPSGIREPRGPSEIKGPREPSAIRELMGLPEIKEPQEPPETKESGGPSVITEFRGFPESKEPHTSRKFKECGGSQEPSEVKESREPSELLDSTAAWGLQDPSKAKGAHSSPELQELSAWKPPAYKRPQEIKELQELSAWKPPAYKRPQEIKEAMESSATQKPQAFPRGDDLPAVCEAGPTDDQSTPVLKELQNSQLYNPTDEEESQKVPEYQETSSHLGPLENPGTQELLEPRVPQEPPDPSDAEEFLELSVPEESLEGLIVVGTGTAHAHGEVEAATLPLDSLLASNGDFQKLSEFLVELSSYLRARGYPYPTEAALVSFVGSFFSGEAGMWFQPLTDSQSPLLEQFERFLRALQDTFDNPESVDIANRGLFPLHRGQGPAHRYAGSLHLIAQELNLEESTLCIQFQEELASSIQKELACTSSASNLSDVIIQCVTLEDKASGNGDSNSSSSEEENVSENPPTENQPVQAISNRPHLSEAERARRRECHLCLYCGHPGHFARDCPVKPHRAQQAGNMKARR from the coding sequence ATGGTAGAGGATTTAGCAGCTTCCTATGTTGCTCTGAAATTGGAGAATGAAATTCTGCAGGCTCAAGTGAAGAGGCTCCTGGAAGAAAATGCTGCCCTCCAGGCCCAGATACCAGAGCTCCAGAAATCTGGAGCAGCCAAAGAGAATGAACCATTCCGAAAGCCCTCAGAGGTCCAAGAGACCCAAGAGCccccagagtcctcagagttcCCAGAACTACTGGAAACTCGAGCAGCCAGGGCCTCACAAAAACCCTGGGAACCTCCAGCAACCACAGAGCCCAGGGGTCCCACAGAGATCAAGGAGCTTAGAGCACCTTCAGCTACCAGAGAGCCTAGGGGTCCCTCAGGCATCAGAGAGCCCAGGGGTCCCTCAGAGATCAAGGGGCCCAGAGAACCCTCAGCCATCAGAGAGCTCATGGGACTCCCAGAGATCAAAGAGCCCCAGGAGCCCCCAGAGACCAAGGAGTCTGGGGGACCTTCAGTCATCACAGAGTTCAGGGGATTCCCAGAGAGCAAGGAGCCCCACACATCCCGAAAGTTCAAGGAGTGCGGGGGATCCCAGGAACCTTCAGAGGTCAAGGAGTCCAGGGAGCCCTCAGAGCTCCTGGATTCCACAGCAGCCTGGGGTCTCCAAGATCCTTCAAAGGCCAAGGGGGCCCACAGTTCCCCAGAGCTCCAGGAGCTCTCAGCCTGGAAACCTCCAGCATACAAGAGACCTCAGGAGATCAAGGAGCTCCAGGAGCTCTCAGCCTGGAAACCTCCAGCATACAAGAGACCTCAGGAGATCAAGGAGGCTATGGAGTCCTCAGCAACCCAGAAGCCCCAGGCATTCCCAAGGGGTGATGATCTCCCAGCAGTCTGTGAGGCAGGGCCCACAGACGACCAGAGTACCCCAGTCCTCAAGGAGCTCCAGAATTCACAGCTCTACAACCCTACTGATGAGGAGGAGTCTCAGAAGGTTCCAGAATACCAGGAGACCTCATCACACTTGGGGCCCCTTGAGAATCCAGGTACCCAGGAGCTTCTGGAGCCTCGGGTGCCCCAGGAGCCCCCGGACCCCTCAGATGCCGAGGAGTTCCTAGAACTCTCAGTACCTGAAGAGTCCCTGGAGGGCCTAATAGTGGTGGGAACAGGAACAGCACACGCCCATGGTGAAGTAGAGGCTGCAACTTTGCCTCTAGATTCCCTTTTGGCTTCCAACGGGGATTTTCAGAAACTCTCAGAGTTCTTAGTTGAGCTGAGCAGTTACCTGAGAGCTAGAGGGTACCCGTATCCTACTGAAGCAGCGCTAGTCAGTTTTGTCGGTAGCTTCTTCTCAGGTGAGGCAGGGATGTGGTTCCAGCCCTTAACAGATAGCCAAAGCCCCCTGCTGGAACAATTTGAAAGATTCCTTCGGGCACTCCAAGATACCTTTGATAATCCAGAAAGCGTGGACATTGCTAACCGCGGCCTCTTTCCGCTGCATCGAGGGCAAGGCCCTGCCCACAGGTACGCAGGCAGCTTGCACCTCATCGCTCAAGAATTAAACTTGGAGGAAAGCACGCTCTGCATCCAATTTCAGGAAGAGCTGGCCAGCTCGATTCAAAAAGAACTAGCTTGCACCAGTTCAGCCAGCAACCTATCTGATGTGATTATTCAGTGTGTCACCTTAGAAGACAAGGCAAGCGGTAATGGTGATTCCAATTCATCATCCTCTGAAGAGGAAAATGTGTCCGAGAATCCACCAACCGAAAACCAGCCTGTTCAAGCTATAAGTAATCGTCCCCATCTCAGTGAGGCTGAACGGGCCCGACGCCGTGAATGTCACTTATGCCTCTACTGTGGCCATCCTGGTCACTTTGCCAGAGATTGCCCTGTTAAGCCTCATCGTGCCCAGCAGGCGGGAAACATGAAGGCCCGGCGGTAA